From the Pomacea canaliculata isolate SZHN2017 linkage group LG4, ASM307304v1, whole genome shotgun sequence genome, one window contains:
- the LOC112563185 gene encoding galactoside 2-alpha-L-fucosyltransferase 2-like yields the protein MRKKKRYFVGILCVVLALVVFVRRHYVVDFTPSFLAPLANSDLSIQSGAVDHDQDSSTNVRTRYPTTSSILSINNQQSENPEYTSIADRKLYQLTSLSYPLNSCAGGWEFPSSSTPPSVTNTTTTTASLDSINGSKVICARDVGRLGNQMFEYASIIGIALKTNRTPVFLGMSSTLHDVLQNTSIIENSVKYSNQCEENFVQEPACCKFFPRFIMLDPNKNYRIGHYIESWRYFFEYEAEIREAMKFKDSIVTQASKVVDSLRQKHNRTLTGIHVRRGDYLYIGFVGYKTAPVQYLVHAMDYVRQRFRDVTFVISSDDVEWCKEQFANTSDVTVLQANSPPAVDMMILASLDHMIMTVGSYGWWASFLNPGITVYYRDFVEPGTFLSGQFSPNGTDYYCPTWIALS from the exons atgaggaagaaaaaacGATATTTTG TTGGAATCCTTTGCGTCGTTCTTGCCTTGGTGGTGTTTGTAAGACGCCATTATGTTGTGGACTTCACGCCCTCTTTTCTTGCTCCACTTGCCAACAGCGACCTGAGCATCCAGTCGGGAGCAGTAGACCATGACCAAGATTCTTCCACTAATGTGAGGACAAGATACCCTACAACTTCTAGCATCCTGAGTATTAATAATCAACAGTCTGAAAACCCAGAATACACGTCTATAGCCGATAGAAAATTGTATCAGCTGACTTCTCTCTCATATCCTCTAAATTCATGTGCTGGAGGCTGGGAGTTCCCAAGTTCATCTACTCCACCATCTGTCACAAACACCACTACAACGACTGCTTCGTTGGACAGCATCAACGGTTCCAAGGTGATCTGCGCAAGAGACGTAGGCAGGTTGGGCAATCAGATGTTTGAGTATGCGTCTATTATTGGGAttgcactgaaaacaaataGGACACCCGTCTTTTTAGGCATGTCGTCTACTTTACATGATGTGTTGCAGAATACTTCGATCATTGAGAATTCTGTCAAATACTCAAACCAGTGCGAAGAGAACTTTGTACAAGAGCCCGCGTGTTGCAAATTTTTCCCACGGTTCATTATGCTGGATCCAAACAAGAATTACAGGATCGGACATTACATTGAGTCGTGGCGATATTTCTTTGAATACGAAGCGGAAATACGAGAAGCGATGAAGTTCAAGGACTCTATAGTGACCCAGGCTAGCAAAGTGGTTGACAGCCTCCGACAGAAACACAACCGCACGCTGACAGGCATCCACGTACGACGGGGAGACTACCTTTATATAGGGTTTGTTGGATATAAGACAGCTCCAGTACAATACCTTGTGCACGCCATGGACTACGTCAGACAAAGGTTCCGTGACGTCACATTTGTTATCTCATCGGACGACGTCGAATGGTGCAAGGAACAGTTTGCAAAcacaagtgacgtcactgtgctGCAGGCGAATTCGCCGCCTGCTGTTGACATGATGATTCTTGCGTCACTGGATCACATGATTATGACGGTGGGGTCCTACGGATGGTGGGCGAGTTTTCTGAACCCCGGGATTACCGTCTACTACCGAGATTTTGTCGAGCCGGGTACATTTCTCTCGGGACAGTTTAGCCCAAACGGAACTGACTACTACTGTCCAACCTGGATTGCCTTGTCGTGA
- the LOC112563186 gene encoding uncharacterized protein LOC112563186, whose translation MRKKTRYFVGILCVVLALVVFVRRHYVVDFTPSFLPTLANSDLSIQSGAVDHDHDSSTNVSTRYPTTSSILSIDNQQSENPEYTSIADRNLYQLTSLSYPLNSCAGGWEFPSSSTPPSVTNTTTTTASLDSINGSKVICARAVGRLGNQMFEYASLIGIALKTNRIPVFLGMSSTLHDVLQNTSIIENSVKYSNQCEENFIQEPACCKFFPGFIELDPNKNYRIGHNIESWRYFFEY comes from the exons ATGAGGAAGAAAACACGATATTTTG TTGGAATCCTTTGCGTCGTTCTTGCCTTGGTGGTGTTTGTAAGACGCCATTATGTTGTGGACTTCACGCCCTCTTTCCTTCCTACACTTGCCAACAGCGACCTGAGCATCCAGTCGGGAGCAGTAGACCATGACCATGATTCTTCCACTAACGTGAGCACAAGATACCCTACAACTTCTAGCATCCTGAGTATTGATAATCAACAGTCTGAAAACCCAGAATACACGTCTATAGCCGATAGAAATTTGTATCAGCTGACTTCTCTCTCATATCCTCTAAATTCATGTGCTGGAGGCTGGGAATTCCCAAGTTCATCTACTCCACCATCTGTCACAAACACCACTACAACGACTGCTTCGTTGGACAGCATCAACGGTTCCAAGGTGATCTGCGCAAGAGCCGTAGGCAGGTTGGGCAATCAGATGTTTGAGTATGCGTCTCTTATTGGGAttgcactgaaaacaaataGGATACCCGTCTTTTTAGGCATGTCGTCTACTTTACATGATGTGTTGCAGAATACTTCGATAATTGAGAATTCTGTCAAATACTCAAACCAGTGCGAAGAGAACTTTATTCAAGAGCCCGCGTGTTGCAAATTTTTCCCAGGGTTCATTGAGCTGGATCCAAACAAGAATTACAGGATCGGACATAACATTGAGTCGTGGCGATATTTCTTTGAATACTAA
- the LOC112561583 gene encoding galactoside 2-alpha-L-fucosyltransferase 2-like, whose protein sequence is MRKKTRYFVGILCVVLALVVFVRRHYVVDFTPSFLPTLANSDLSIQSGAVDHDHDSSTNVRTRYPTTSSILSIDNQQSENPEYTSIADRNLYQPTTLLHPLNSCTGGWEFPSSSTPPSVTNTTTTTASLDSINGSKVICARAVGRLGNQMFEYASLIGIALKTNRIPVFLGMSSTLHDVLQNTSIIENSVKYSNQCEENFIQEPACCKFFPGFIELDPNKNYRIGHNIESWRYFFEYEEEIREAMKFKDSIVTQARKVVDSLRQKHNRTLTGIHVRRGDYLDRGFVGYKTAPVQYLVHAMDYVRQRFRDVTFVISSDDVKWCKEQFANTSDVTVLQANSPPAVDMVILASLDHMIMTVGLRVVG, encoded by the exons ATGAGGAAGAAAACACGATATTTTG TTGGAATCCTTTGCGTCGTTCTTGCCTTGGTGGTGTTTGTAAGACGCCATTATGTTGTGGACTTCACGCCCTCTTTCCTTCCTACACTTGCCAACAGCGACCTGAGCATCCAGTCGGGAGCAGTAGACCATGACCATGATTCTTCCACTAACGTGAGGACAAGATACCCTACAACTTCTAGCATCCTGAGTATTGATAATCAACAGTCTGAAAACCCAGAATACACGTCTATAGCCGATAGAAATTTGTATCAGCCGACAACTCTCTTGCATCCTCTAAATTCATGTACTGGAGGCTGGGAATTCCCAAGTTCATCTACTCCACCATCTGTCACAAACACCACTACAACGACTGCTTCGTTGGACAGCATCAACGGTTCCAAGGTGATCTGCGCAAGAGCCGTAGGCAGGTTGGGCAATCAGATGTTTGAGTATGCGTCTCTTATTGGGAttgcactgaaaacaaataGGATACCCGTCTTTTTAGGCATGTCGTCTACTTTACATGATGTGTTGCAGAATACTTCGATAATTGAGAATTCTGTCAAATACTCAAACCAGTGCGAAGAGAACTTTATTCAAGAGCCCGCGTGTTGCAAATTTTTCCCAGGGTTCATTGAGCTGGATCCAAACAAGAATTACAGGATCGGACATAACATTGAGTCGTGGCGATATTTCTTTGAATACGAAGAGGAAATACGAGAAGCGATGAAGTTCAAGGACTCTATAGTGACTCAGGCTCGCAAAGTGGTTGACAGCCTCCGACAGAAACACAACCGGACGCTGACAGGCATCCACGTACGACGGGGAGACTACCTTGATAGAGGGTTTGTTGGATATAAGACAGCTCCGGTACAATACCTTGTGCACGCCATGGACTACGTCAGACAAAGGttccgtgacgtcacgtttgttaTCTCTTCGGATGACGTCAAATGGTGCAAGGAACAGTTTGCAAAcacaagtgacgtcactgtgctGCAGGCGAATTCGCCGCCTGCTGTTGACATGGTGATTCTTGCGTCACTGGATCACATGATCATGACGGTGGGTCTACGGGTGGTGGGCTAG